The following is a genomic window from Lysinibacillus sp. G4S2.
TAATGATTTACTTGCGTTTTAAATTGAAGTCTACAATAAATTAGATGGATTATAGCAAGATTGACCCGCATTTGGAGTAAAGAGATGAGAGCGGTTCGCAATGGATAGCTGTAAATTTTTCTATTTTATAGGGGGAGAAGATGATTCCGTTGAAAAATTATCAATTTCACACTTCATTATTTGGAGAATTAGACGTGCCTGTTGATAAAGGGCTTTTTAAAAATTTTACAATTACACTGGCGGGTAAAGAGATTGAGACAAGCCTTGATATTTTTGATGGCATTTTAAATGATGACAATCAAGCAATTGTACAGAAATTTCTTGAGCATATTCCTGAAATGTATCAAAAAGCAAAGTCTACACTTTTTGCTAATTGTCATACTGATTCAGTAATTGCTTATTTTATTCAATATGTGACGGAAGTAATTGATGAAGATGAAGATTATCAAAAATATTTGTTAGAGACTCTCAGTATGGTAGCTGTTGAGGAAATAACAAACGAAGCATTAATTGATGTGTTGGAACCGAGATGTATTCGGATTAGTGCGAATCAACTGCATCAGCTCGATTGTGTTTTTGATTTTTCTCTGGATGAAAATTATAGCGACGAGCTTTTGGTTGTATACTTTGACGAGAATTTTGAGGTATATAGCATTTCTCATGAAAGCTAAATCTTAATTTGAAAAGAAGAAATCAAAAACAGAGAATATTAAAAAACGAAATGATGTAGATTTGCATTAAAGTTGTACCATCTATA
Proteins encoded in this region:
- a CDS encoding DUF2004 domain-containing protein; its protein translation is MIPLKNYQFHTSLFGELDVPVDKGLFKNFTITLAGKEIETSLDIFDGILNDDNQAIVQKFLEHIPEMYQKAKSTLFANCHTDSVIAYFIQYVTEVIDEDEDYQKYLLETLSMVAVEEITNEALIDVLEPRCIRISANQLHQLDCVFDFSLDENYSDELLVVYFDENFEVYSISHES